The Sinomicrobium kalidii genome contains a region encoding:
- a CDS encoding glycoside hydrolase family protein: protein MNRKEFLYRTSLFSAGLMMPVIGFSASEIAGTGNTGFADRLVPIGRRLQMDGYYVWCNSPIEGPDGKIHVFFSRWPAKESMSGWIHDSEICHAVADNPEAPFRFVSVVLAPRGGDHWDATTCHNPHIRYVDGKYCLFFMGNSNGKTNTKRIGLATASSLYGPWKRPDDPLLEAGEPGAWDDHCTTNPSFVKHPNGEYWLFYKSWNTGEYERAKGKAVRGNRKYGLAVAKQLQGPYVKYEGNPVVDFSVRGGNAQFEDAFIWLGKDKFRMLARDMGVFSDDVGLYMESEDGIHWEEPSPGYHPLKAYVTEPPAPSYLKRYGRLERPQVLFVNGKPAYLFTAAQGGKYGTSTSFVFKIK from the coding sequence GTGAACCGAAAAGAATTTTTATATCGTACATCCCTTTTTTCCGCCGGTCTTATGATGCCGGTAATCGGATTTTCTGCTTCGGAAATTGCAGGAACTGGAAACACCGGTTTTGCAGACAGGCTGGTTCCTATAGGAAGAAGGTTGCAAATGGACGGATATTATGTGTGGTGTAATAGCCCTATTGAGGGGCCTGACGGAAAGATTCATGTTTTTTTCTCCAGGTGGCCTGCCAAAGAATCCATGAGCGGGTGGATACATGATTCGGAAATATGTCATGCCGTGGCAGATAATCCCGAAGCGCCGTTCCGTTTTGTTAGTGTGGTGCTGGCCCCGCGGGGCGGGGATCACTGGGACGCCACAACCTGTCACAATCCCCATATCCGGTATGTGGACGGAAAATACTGCCTGTTTTTTATGGGGAATTCCAACGGGAAAACCAATACCAAGAGAATAGGGCTGGCCACGGCCTCTTCACTCTACGGCCCCTGGAAGCGTCCGGATGACCCTTTGCTCGAAGCAGGCGAACCCGGGGCATGGGACGATCACTGTACCACAAACCCTTCCTTTGTAAAACACCCCAATGGGGAGTACTGGCTTTTCTACAAATCGTGGAATACCGGGGAATATGAGCGTGCAAAGGGAAAAGCGGTGAGAGGTAACAGGAAATACGGACTGGCCGTTGCAAAGCAATTACAGGGTCCTTACGTGAAATATGAAGGAAACCCGGTGGTGGATTTTTCCGTCAGGGGTGGTAATGCACAATTTGAAGACGCCTTTATCTGGCTCGGAAAAGACAAGTTCAGAATGCTTGCTAGGGACATGGGTGTGTTCAGTGACGATGTGGGACTCTATATGGAATCAGAAGATGGTATTCACTGGGAGGAACCCTCACCCGGTTATCATCCTTTGAAGGCGTATGTGACAGAACCTCCCGCACCGTCCTATTTAAAGCGGTATGGCCGGCTGGAAAGGCCACAGGTATTGTTTGTTAACGGCAAACCCGCTTATTTGTTTACAGCGGCCCAGGGCGGGAAATACGGAACTTCTACATCCTTTGTTTTTAAGATAAAATAG
- a CDS encoding DUF6807 family protein, with translation MIHPKYSLFGALALLICLPGLSQQLHFKGEGDRLTLYEGELPRFSYQTETRSENGQFPRANYIHPLYGFNGNALSEDFPEDHLHHRGVFWTWHQLFIKGKRVADPWLCEGIQWKTDTVSTETDKNSATLKTVVYWLTGKEKNTAVIKENTLISYSRKDDHYIMDFDITLTALVDDVEIGGSEDEKGYGGFSARLKTSGTITFFSEKGEVIPKNNPVKAGGWVHAIPDYDPDKKQQTGIVIMCDPRKLPSFRGWILRRSQSMQNAAFPGREPIAVPKEKPLKFRNRLVVYRDTLTVAKIQGIYNDFIK, from the coding sequence ATGATACACCCGAAATATTCTCTCTTCGGCGCCCTGGCCCTTCTCATCTGCCTTCCCGGGTTATCGCAACAACTGCATTTTAAGGGTGAAGGCGACAGGCTTACGCTGTATGAAGGCGAATTACCCCGGTTTTCCTACCAAACGGAAACCCGATCCGAAAACGGGCAGTTCCCGAGAGCGAACTACATCCATCCGCTCTACGGGTTTAACGGGAATGCCTTATCCGAAGATTTCCCGGAAGACCACCTGCACCACCGGGGTGTTTTCTGGACCTGGCACCAGCTTTTCATAAAGGGAAAAAGGGTTGCCGACCCATGGTTATGTGAAGGAATACAATGGAAAACAGACACGGTGTCGACGGAAACGGATAAAAATTCTGCCACCTTAAAGACGGTAGTATACTGGCTCACCGGCAAAGAAAAAAACACTGCTGTAATAAAAGAGAACACCCTGATCTCCTATTCCCGCAAGGATGATCATTACATTATGGATTTTGACATTACACTTACCGCACTGGTTGATGATGTGGAAATAGGCGGTTCGGAAGACGAAAAAGGATACGGAGGATTTTCTGCAAGGCTCAAAACTTCCGGCACTATTACATTTTTCTCGGAAAAAGGAGAAGTCATTCCCAAAAACAATCCGGTGAAAGCCGGGGGATGGGTACACGCCATTCCGGATTACGATCCGGACAAAAAACAACAAACAGGAATCGTTATCATGTGTGATCCACGTAAGTTACCTTCTTTCAGGGGATGGATCTTACGCAGAAGTCAAAGCATGCAAAATGCTGCTTTTCCGGGCAGGGAACCCATCGCCGTTCCGAAAGAAAAGCCCCTGAAGTTCCGGAACAGGTTAGTAGTATATCGCGATACGCTTACCGTTGCGAAAATACAGGGAATCTACAATGACTTCATTAAGTAA
- a CDS encoding GntR family transcriptional regulator, producing MNIAPPLANIRINEDSRVPKYKQIVDSIIEGIARGDLKIGQKIPSINELSEECYLSRDTVEKAYRMLKEKKIIVSVKGKGYYTARTDLISRVNIFFMINKLSSYKMRIYNSFVNRIGVNGHVNLFIYHCEESLFVKTLEKNIGAYDYYVIMPHFKNEKLMHISNTNEVLQAIEKIPKDKLLLMDNCKPAITGEYASVYQDFENDIYHALTEGLEKLHNYDKLILVYPQKAVYPYPLRILHGFRKFCVEHSFDFEILNEIYDDMGLQSHDAYIIIEENDLVNLVKQVREQGLDLGKDIGIISYNDTPLKELLGITVISTDFRVMGETAAEILLSNRREKVKNAFRFLDRNSV from the coding sequence ATGAATATTGCACCACCCTTAGCCAATATCAGGATTAATGAAGATTCCAGGGTCCCCAAATACAAACAGATTGTAGATTCCATAATAGAAGGCATTGCCCGGGGAGATCTCAAGATCGGGCAGAAGATCCCCTCTATAAACGAGTTGAGCGAGGAATGTTACCTTTCCCGCGACACCGTAGAGAAGGCATACCGCATGCTGAAGGAGAAAAAGATTATTGTTTCCGTAAAGGGAAAGGGCTATTACACGGCAAGGACCGATCTTATTTCCAGGGTTAACATTTTTTTTATGATCAACAAATTGAGTTCTTATAAAATGCGGATATACAACTCATTTGTGAACCGTATCGGTGTAAACGGCCATGTGAACCTCTTTATTTATCACTGTGAAGAATCGCTTTTTGTAAAAACACTCGAAAAAAATATCGGGGCATATGACTATTACGTGATCATGCCTCATTTCAAGAACGAGAAGCTCATGCACATCAGCAATACGAATGAAGTGCTCCAGGCCATAGAAAAAATACCCAAAGACAAGTTGCTGCTGATGGATAATTGTAAGCCGGCAATTACAGGCGAGTACGCTTCCGTTTATCAGGATTTTGAGAACGATATCTACCACGCACTCACCGAAGGCCTGGAAAAACTGCACAATTACGATAAACTCATATTGGTATATCCGCAAAAAGCCGTATATCCATATCCGCTCCGGATATTACACGGATTCCGGAAATTCTGTGTGGAGCATTCCTTTGATTTTGAAATCCTCAACGAAATTTATGATGATATGGGACTGCAATCGCACGATGCCTATATTATCATAGAGGAAAACGACCTGGTGAACCTGGTAAAACAAGTGCGGGAACAGGGATTGGACCTTGGCAAAGATATCGGTATCATTTCCTATAATGATACCCCGCTCAAGGAACTGCTGGGGATTACCGTGATAAGTACGGATTTCAGGGTGATGGGAGAAACCGCCGCAGAAATACTCCTCAGCAACCGAAGGGAAAAAGTAAAGAATGCATTCCGGTTCCTCGACAGGAATTCGGTATAA
- a CDS encoding bifunctional aldolase/short-chain dehydrogenase: MKILEKKNFKYVDYLWDEEKAAAMEGNEVDLLLYRSNLLGADLRITNYGGGNTSCRTVEKDPLTGEDTEIMWIKGSGGDIGSLTRSGLAGLYVDKLRALKKVYRGLEYEDEMVALFNHCIYDLNSKAPSIDTPLHGLLPFKHIDHLHPDALIAVAAAKDSREVTREIWGDSMGWVPWQRPGFDLGLQIEKCLADNPGIRGIVLESHGLFTWGDTSYECYINSLEVIEKASAYIENKVEEKGKVFGGEKIKSLEAEKRKEQAATIAPLLRGLCSSEKRMIGHFTDSDRVLQFINSHDLERLAPMGTSCPDHFLRTKIQPLLLQLDADVDLSDTEETLRKLEPAFEQYREEYKAYYEGCKRSNSPAMRDANPVVILWPGVGMFTFAKNKQTARVASEFYVNAINVMRGAEAISAYTSLPRQEAFDIEYWLLEEAKLQRMPAEKTLSRKVAVVTGATGGIGKAIADKLVAEGANVVLTDLDEKLLQEAKDTYKKDEVSTTVCDVTKAGSVIAAFREACVDFGGVDIVVHSAGLAISKSLSDTTEQDWELLQDVLVKGQFLLAKTGVDIMKKQGLGGDVISIASKNGLVAGPNNVGYGTAKAAQQHMSRLLAAELGANKIRVNTVNPDGVIVGSKIWEGEWAEGRAKAHGISVEELPAHYAKRNLLNEIIRPEDIANGVYAFLGLLDKSTGNTINVDGGMANAFVR; this comes from the coding sequence ATGAAAATACTGGAAAAGAAAAACTTTAAATACGTGGACTACCTATGGGATGAAGAAAAGGCTGCTGCCATGGAAGGCAATGAAGTGGACCTGTTACTGTACCGGTCCAACCTTCTGGGTGCAGACCTCAGGATTACCAATTACGGGGGCGGAAACACGAGTTGCCGTACGGTAGAAAAAGATCCTTTGACCGGGGAAGATACCGAGATCATGTGGATCAAGGGTTCCGGAGGAGACATCGGCAGCCTTACCCGGAGCGGACTGGCCGGACTTTATGTCGATAAGTTGCGGGCATTGAAAAAGGTGTACCGGGGGTTGGAATACGAAGATGAAATGGTGGCTCTTTTTAATCACTGTATCTATGATCTGAACAGTAAAGCGCCTTCCATAGACACTCCGCTGCATGGCCTGTTGCCGTTTAAGCATATCGATCACCTGCATCCCGATGCACTGATCGCGGTGGCAGCGGCAAAAGACAGCCGGGAAGTCACCAGGGAGATCTGGGGAGACAGTATGGGCTGGGTGCCCTGGCAGCGCCCCGGGTTTGACCTCGGGCTCCAGATCGAAAAATGCCTTGCCGATAACCCGGGGATTCGCGGGATTGTACTGGAAAGCCACGGACTGTTTACCTGGGGAGATACGTCTTATGAATGCTATATCAACAGTCTTGAAGTCATAGAAAAAGCCTCGGCATATATCGAAAATAAGGTAGAGGAGAAAGGAAAGGTTTTTGGCGGAGAAAAGATAAAAAGCCTGGAGGCGGAAAAGCGAAAGGAACAGGCCGCAACCATAGCCCCGTTATTGCGAGGCCTCTGTTCTTCGGAAAAAAGGATGATAGGGCATTTTACAGACAGCGACCGGGTTTTACAGTTCATCAACAGTCACGATCTGGAAAGACTGGCCCCCATGGGGACCTCCTGTCCCGATCACTTTCTCCGAACAAAAATACAACCGCTCCTTTTGCAACTCGACGCGGATGTAGACCTGAGCGATACGGAAGAAACGCTTCGGAAACTGGAACCGGCCTTTGAACAATACCGGGAAGAATACAAAGCGTATTACGAAGGTTGTAAGCGAAGCAACAGCCCGGCCATGCGCGATGCCAATCCCGTGGTGATCCTTTGGCCGGGTGTAGGGATGTTTACCTTTGCCAAGAACAAGCAGACTGCCCGGGTGGCTTCGGAATTTTATGTGAATGCCATCAATGTAATGCGGGGTGCGGAAGCTATAAGCGCGTATACTTCCCTCCCCCGGCAGGAAGCTTTTGACATAGAATACTGGTTGCTGGAAGAGGCAAAGCTGCAACGCATGCCTGCCGAAAAAACACTGTCCAGAAAAGTGGCCGTGGTTACAGGGGCAACCGGAGGGATAGGAAAGGCCATAGCCGATAAGCTCGTAGCTGAAGGCGCCAATGTAGTGCTTACGGACCTCGATGAAAAACTTTTGCAGGAAGCGAAGGATACCTATAAAAAGGATGAGGTCTCTACGACGGTTTGCGATGTTACCAAGGCAGGATCGGTAATTGCCGCATTCCGGGAAGCATGTGTAGATTTTGGCGGGGTGGATATTGTAGTGCACTCTGCAGGACTGGCCATTTCGAAGTCACTGTCCGATACCACGGAGCAGGACTGGGAGTTGTTGCAAGACGTATTGGTAAAAGGACAGTTCCTGCTGGCAAAAACCGGTGTGGATATCATGAAAAAACAAGGCCTCGGAGGAGATGTAATAAGTATTGCCAGCAAGAACGGCCTGGTTGCCGGGCCAAACAATGTAGGCTACGGCACGGCAAAAGCAGCTCAGCAGCATATGTCGCGCCTGCTCGCTGCCGAATTGGGGGCGAATAAAATAAGGGTGAATACCGTAAATCCCGATGGTGTGATCGTCGGCAGCAAGATCTGGGAAGGCGAATGGGCCGAAGGACGTGCCAAAGCCCACGGAATTAGTGTGGAAGAACTTCCCGCGCATTATGCCAAGCGAAATCTCCTGAACGAGATCATCCGGCCGGAAGATATTGCCAATGGTGTTTATGCCTTTCTGGGGCTGCTGGACAAGAGCACCGGTAATACCATCAATGTAGACGGGGGCATGGCCAATGCCTTTGTACGGTAA
- a CDS encoding TIM barrel protein has translation MRIDQQQITNLNKEGVENHRRQMEGLKTVFSEPFIEKVIDKLIDFQVALPSWALGAGGTRFGRFSYGGEPGSLEQKIEDIGIVHQLTKTAGAVSLHIPWDIPDDIHAVQQLANSLGIVFDAMNSNTFQDQEGEGAGASYRHGSLSSVDQAARDQAIEHNIEVIRIGEQLGSKSLTVWLADGANFPGQYNFQSVLQHTEDSLKAIYKHLPDDWKMLIEYKPYEPNFYSTVIQDWGTSFMLANACGEKAFTLVDLGHHLPNTNIEQIVATLMMKGKLGGFHFNDSKYGDDDLTVGAIKPYNLFLIFNELVYGMENNPKNPPLAWMIDASHNIKDPLEDLIQSLEAILIAYAQALLVSRQALFEGQQACDVTRCQEILQDAYRTDVRPLLREARIRSGGAINPIEAYRSLKVRKQLIEERGMKVKATGL, from the coding sequence ATGAGAATTGACCAGCAACAAATAACCAACCTGAACAAGGAGGGTGTCGAAAATCACAGGCGTCAGATGGAAGGCTTAAAAACGGTTTTTTCCGAACCGTTTATTGAGAAGGTCATCGATAAGCTGATAGACTTTCAGGTGGCCTTGCCAAGCTGGGCGCTCGGTGCCGGCGGAACGCGTTTCGGACGTTTTTCCTATGGTGGTGAACCCGGTTCCCTGGAGCAAAAGATTGAAGATATAGGCATAGTACATCAACTTACCAAAACGGCGGGGGCTGTTTCTTTACATATTCCCTGGGATATCCCCGATGACATACATGCCGTGCAACAACTGGCAAATTCGCTGGGGATTGTCTTTGATGCGATGAATTCGAATACGTTCCAGGACCAGGAAGGGGAAGGGGCAGGAGCAAGTTACCGGCACGGTTCCCTGAGCAGCGTGGACCAGGCTGCCAGGGACCAAGCCATTGAACACAATATAGAAGTTATTCGCATCGGCGAACAACTGGGTTCCAAAAGCCTCACGGTCTGGCTCGCAGACGGCGCCAATTTTCCGGGGCAATACAATTTCCAGAGTGTCTTGCAACATACCGAAGACAGCCTGAAGGCTATTTATAAGCATTTGCCTGACGACTGGAAAATGCTCATAGAGTACAAACCTTATGAACCCAATTTTTACAGTACGGTAATCCAGGACTGGGGAACTTCGTTCATGCTGGCCAACGCCTGCGGTGAAAAGGCTTTTACCCTTGTAGACCTTGGCCACCACCTGCCCAATACCAATATAGAGCAGATCGTGGCTACCCTGATGATGAAAGGGAAACTGGGAGGGTTTCATTTTAACGACAGCAAATATGGCGATGATGACCTTACGGTAGGGGCGATAAAACCCTACAACCTTTTCCTGATCTTCAACGAGCTGGTCTACGGTATGGAAAACAATCCGAAAAATCCTCCCCTGGCATGGATGATCGATGCCAGTCACAACATAAAAGATCCGCTGGAGGACCTTATACAATCGCTCGAAGCTATCCTGATCGCATATGCCCAGGCCTTACTGGTGAGCCGTCAGGCACTGTTCGAGGGACAACAAGCCTGTGACGTAACAAGGTGCCAGGAGATATTGCAGGATGCATACCGAACGGATGTCAGACCGTTGTTAAGGGAAGCAAGGATACGTTCCGGGGGCGCCATAAACCCCATAGAAGCCTATCGGAGCCTGAAAGTGAGAAAGCAACTGATCGAAGAAAGAGGGATGAAAGTTAAGGCCACCGGCCTGTAA
- a CDS encoding FGGY-family carbohydrate kinase: MTTKTEVTAVFDIGKTNKKFFLFDTDFKEVYREYTMLDETVDEDGYPVENLPQLQQWLKGMLDRILHAEEFKVTAINFSSYGASFVHVDEKGNVLTPLYNYTKPVPEEITREFYDTYGDELAFATETASPQAGMLNSGMQLYWIKKTKPEIFKKIKYSLHFPQYLSYLFTGVPLSDYTSIGCHTGLWNYEANDYHSWVYKEEIDKKLPPIVPSETSLSMTYKRKKIKIGVGIHDSSAALLPYILSQKKPFLLVSTGTWSISLNPFNQEALSAEDVNNNCLNYMRTNGKRVKATRFFMGNEYRIQVKKLGEHYGKAYGYHRKIKFNRRLYLKLISNPSMHFRFEGIRLRRKKLNKTDLAPFSSFEEAFHQLMIELMELQVETSRRAIGNSAINKIFIDGGFTDNDVFVKLMAHHFQDYKVRTTKNSLGSALGAAMVISEEKPGPKFLKKTYKMEKLAPLLLSPERDAV, translated from the coding sequence ATGACCACCAAGACCGAGGTAACTGCCGTTTTTGATATCGGGAAGACCAATAAGAAATTTTTCCTGTTCGACACGGATTTCAAGGAAGTGTACAGGGAATACACCATGTTGGACGAAACCGTGGACGAAGACGGCTACCCCGTGGAAAACCTGCCACAATTACAACAATGGCTGAAAGGGATGCTGGACCGCATACTCCACGCAGAAGAATTCAAGGTTACCGCCATCAATTTTTCCAGCTACGGGGCCAGTTTTGTACATGTGGACGAAAAAGGGAATGTGCTGACACCGCTTTACAATTACACCAAACCGGTCCCTGAGGAAATTACCCGGGAATTTTACGATACTTATGGCGACGAGTTAGCGTTCGCTACCGAAACCGCTTCTCCCCAGGCGGGAATGCTGAATTCCGGAATGCAGTTATACTGGATAAAGAAGACCAAACCGGAAATATTCAAAAAAATAAAGTATTCCCTTCATTTTCCACAGTACCTGTCTTACCTGTTCACGGGTGTTCCGCTCAGCGATTACACCAGCATAGGTTGCCATACCGGGCTTTGGAACTACGAAGCCAACGACTATCATTCATGGGTGTACAAAGAGGAAATAGATAAGAAACTGCCTCCCATTGTGCCTTCGGAGACCAGCCTGAGCATGACGTATAAACGAAAAAAAATAAAGATCGGGGTGGGTATTCACGACAGTTCCGCCGCACTTCTCCCGTATATACTAAGTCAAAAGAAACCTTTTCTGCTGGTTTCCACGGGAACCTGGAGCATATCCCTCAACCCGTTTAACCAGGAAGCCCTGTCTGCTGAAGACGTGAACAATAACTGTCTGAACTATATGCGTACAAACGGAAAAAGGGTAAAGGCCACCCGTTTTTTTATGGGTAACGAATACAGGATACAGGTCAAAAAGCTTGGTGAACACTACGGAAAGGCCTATGGTTATCACAGGAAAATTAAATTTAACAGGCGATTATACCTGAAACTGATCTCCAATCCTTCCATGCACTTCAGGTTTGAAGGGATACGGTTGCGAAGAAAAAAGCTGAACAAGACAGACCTGGCCCCTTTTTCCTCTTTCGAAGAAGCTTTTCACCAGTTAATGATCGAACTGATGGAATTGCAGGTAGAAACCTCGCGGAGGGCTATAGGCAACAGCGCCATAAACAAAATATTCATTGACGGGGGATTTACGGACAACGATGTCTTTGTAAAGCTCATGGCCCATCATTTTCAGGATTACAAGGTGAGGACGACCAAAAATTCTCTGGGTTCTGCGCTGGGAGCGGCCATGGTCATTTCCGAAGAAAAACCCGGCCCCAAATTTTTAAAGAAGACTTATAAAATGGAAAAACTGGCACCCCTGCTCCTTTCTCCCGAAAGAGATGCGGTGTGA
- a CDS encoding purine-cytosine permease family protein, translating to MEQTRAEEHILEPASSTGGEYEREAVPESRWKGWKSFLGMYAGEHAAGTEFVIGPLFLTTGVSAFDLIIGLLLGNFLAVLSWRFLTAEIAVKYRWTLYYQLEKICGKKLVIGYNLANGILFCFLAGAMITISATAVGIPFNMQMPRLTDTMPNSFTWVIIVIAIGLVISVIAARGYDMVSKAANWMSPVIVLAFLLCGIVALNQLGVSSFSDFWNVWGEGSEPFPGQVKYTFWHVVLWSWFANAAMHIGMSDLSVFRYAKKASVSWTTAAGMYVGHYMAWIAAALIYAVYLRSPEVQAILADGQAPSVAPGPLAYNTIGIFGIIAVILAGWTTANPTIYRAGLAFQAIMPKASTFKVTLLAGGIATFAGLFPAIAMKLLDFVALYGFILAPFGAIIVFDHFFADKYGIQRFYAEKEGIRFNIAVFLAWVVSFAVFYFISLQFDVFLSFVTLPTWLCCGVLFLVFSKYFQRRTTVKR from the coding sequence ATGGAACAGACGCGTGCGGAAGAACACATACTGGAACCGGCCTCTTCCACCGGGGGAGAATACGAAAGGGAAGCAGTTCCCGAATCGCGGTGGAAAGGCTGGAAGAGTTTTCTCGGAATGTACGCCGGCGAACATGCGGCAGGAACCGAATTCGTTATAGGTCCCCTGTTCCTTACTACCGGGGTAAGCGCTTTCGACCTTATCATAGGATTGCTGTTGGGAAATTTCCTGGCTGTGCTGAGCTGGCGCTTTTTAACCGCAGAGATCGCGGTGAAATACAGGTGGACGTTATATTATCAGCTGGAAAAGATCTGCGGAAAAAAGCTGGTTATCGGGTATAACCTGGCTAATGGTATCCTTTTTTGCTTTCTGGCGGGTGCCATGATCACCATTTCGGCCACGGCAGTGGGGATACCTTTTAATATGCAAATGCCCAGGCTTACGGATACCATGCCCAACAGTTTTACCTGGGTGATCATTGTCATTGCCATAGGACTGGTTATTTCGGTCATTGCGGCAAGGGGTTATGACATGGTGTCGAAAGCGGCAAACTGGATGTCTCCCGTTATCGTACTGGCTTTCTTGCTCTGTGGAATTGTAGCTTTGAACCAACTCGGGGTTTCGAGTTTTTCAGATTTCTGGAATGTATGGGGTGAAGGCTCCGAACCTTTCCCCGGTCAGGTAAAATACACATTCTGGCATGTAGTGTTGTGGTCGTGGTTTGCCAATGCGGCCATGCACATCGGTATGTCGGACCTGAGTGTGTTCCGCTATGCCAAAAAAGCCTCGGTGAGCTGGACCACTGCGGCGGGGATGTACGTCGGGCACTACATGGCCTGGATTGCAGCAGCATTGATCTATGCGGTATACCTCCGTTCTCCGGAAGTGCAGGCCATTCTGGCGGACGGACAGGCGCCTTCAGTGGCCCCCGGACCGCTTGCCTATAATACCATAGGGATATTCGGTATCATTGCCGTGATCCTTGCAGGATGGACTACCGCCAATCCTACCATTTACAGGGCCGGGTTGGCATTCCAGGCCATAATGCCAAAGGCTTCGACATTTAAAGTGACCTTACTGGCAGGAGGGATAGCTACCTTTGCGGGATTGTTCCCGGCCATAGCGATGAAACTGCTGGATTTTGTAGCACTGTACGGTTTTATCCTGGCGCCCTTCGGGGCAATAATTGTCTTCGATCATTTTTTTGCCGATAAATACGGAATACAGCGGTTTTATGCAGAAAAGGAAGGAATCCGGTTTAACATTGCGGTGTTCCTGGCCTGGGTGGTCAGTTTTGCCGTGTTTTATTTTATTTCCCTGCAATTTGATGTTTTCCTTTCTTTCGTTACCCTGCCCACATGGCTTTGTTGCGGGGTATTGTTTTTGGTTTTCAGCAAGTATTTTCAACGAAGGACAACAGTGAAGCGTTGA